The following nucleotide sequence is from Pseudomonas putida S13.1.2.
CAATTTTCAAGGTGCCTGTCGATAAACCCTTGAGTTCAGTCGCGTGCTCTATAAGCTTTTTGTGGGCTCGAATTGCTTCCTTTGCCAGAGGGATAAGCGCCTCGCCTTGAGGCGTCAAGTTGGTGCCGGCACGGCCCCTGGTCATCAATGCAAAGCCGAGCTGAGCTTCGAAATTCGCTAGCGCGTGGCTTACAGCGGATGGGGACAAATGCAGGAAGTCTGCAGCCGCTGCCAAGCTGCCTCGTTCGACAATGGCTATGAATACTTCATAAGACGCTAAGGCCATAAGATACCTGTGACACATAGGTGAAAAATATTAATCTGAAAGACAACGCTATTCGCTTTTTCATCGCGCCAAATTTTGCTAGGGTGCCTGACGCAACGTGTAATTGGCGTTGGAAGCGGTAACAAGTATAAGATTCCGCACTTTAACTTGCATATTTTCTGCCTCAATAATATGTTTTAAGATAAAGGCTCGGACTGAGAGATGATAAATCCAAACGAAAAGGCGACGCTGCGTCGCTCGCAAGGCTTTGCTGCCGCAGGTGCATTTGGTTTGCTGCTCGCTGGCACTAATATGACTACGCCACTTCTTCCTCTCTATAATAGTGATCTTGGCTTTACTCCATTGTTGATGTCGATGACTTTTGTTTGCTATGTCTCGGTATTGATTGGAGTTTTGATAGTTTTTTCTAATCCATCCGCCGCTAAATATGCCCCGCAGCTAATATGTACATCGCTGGTCGTGGCTGCCGTGTCGGATTTCTTACTATCGCAAGCGAATGAAGCTTGTATTTTGCTGGGCAGGGGAGTGGCAGGTGTTGCAGGTGGTATTGGCACCGGTGCCGCAGCAGCGCTGGTGGTCACGGCACTGGGAGCGAAGGGGCGTTCGATATCTGCGACAGGGAACTTAGTGGGTGCTGTAGTAGGTACGTCTTTCGGACAAGCCTGCGTGATGATTCTTTCAGCTGATGCCATGCGTGTCACCTTTATAATTCATGGTTCCGCTTGTATGGTTGCTCTCGCGGTTCTTCTGCCGATCCTGTATCGCAGGCGCGAGATCAACAGGTTCTACCTTAAGCAGGTACATATTGATTCACCCTCGGCGGAGATGGCCATACTGCGCTTACCGCTTGCCGTTGGGTGTATAGCCTGGATAGCCATCAGCATTGTCATCGTCTCGTTGCCTACGCTATTTTCAATCATCGGTCTGGACAGCGCTAAGATCGGCGGAGTGATTGCATTGCTGGTGGCGTGCGCTATGGGGCAGCTCTCCAGCCCATGGTTGGCTAAACATGCACCTCGGATTTCAGGAGTGATGGCAATGGCTGTTGGCGCCGGCCTACTCCTCGTCGGTGCCGAAGTACATAGTTCAGCAGTTGTATTGTTTGGCTTAGGCATTCTGGGTGGTGGAGCTGGTGTTGCTTACAGAATTGGGTTGCTGGTAATAACTAAGGGATGTTGCCCATCATTGCAAAGTTCCAGGTCTTCTATCTATTCGGCGGTCACGTATGGTGCTGCTGCAGTAGTAATCCTGCTGGCCGGCGTCGCAGGTAACGTATTTGGGATTTCACATGTAGTCACCGCTCTTTTCAGCGTCCTTGTCTGTATCAAGCTTGCATTGTCTGCCTGGGCACCGAGGTTGAAAGACAGCATGGAGTAACGTTGTCCGTCTCGTCGTGTGGGCCACATTGTGTATCTTGCACTGTGAGTCGAATTGCATGAGTCTGACGATTTCAGGCGATTTGCCCACCTTTCGTCAACCCGCATTCGATGCTCCTTCCCAATAGATGTATCGATACGGCCTTGTCGATGAAACTATGGCCGTTTTGTGAAATGTGATTGCAGTTTTCTCCTTTACACCTGGTGGCGAAAGGGGCTGCAATGATGCGGCATTAGCCACCTAGGCTACTTTGAATCATAAGAATAAAAAGGATGATTTATGGCAGCGCCGAAAGACCTGGATGTGTCGACGTTTCTAGATGATCAGCCCACATCGGGTAGGCAGTGGGGTGTCTTCATACTTTGTATGGTTGTACTAGCCATCGATGGTTTTGACACAACCTCGATTGGGTTCATTGCTCCTGCACTGATTGATAGCTGGGATATCTCGAAGCAGAGTCTCGGGCCTGTAATGATGAGCGGTTTGCTTGGTGTAGCTGTAGGTTGCATTATCGCGGGGCCTCTCGCTGACCGTTATGGCCGGCGCCTCGTCATAGTTATTTCAATGCTAATTGTGGGGGTGTGGAGTATTGCCTGCGCCTTCTCGACCGATATCGTAATGCTAAGTGCATTTCGATTCCTCACTGGGCTTGGCCTTGGAGCATCTATGCCCAACGCTGCTACTCTGGTCTCCGAATTTGCTCCCAAGCGACGCAGATCCCAGATGGTCGCAAGTATCTATTCAGGTTTCGCCGTTGGAGCGGCACTTGGAGGTTTCGGAAGTGATGCATTAATAAGCAACTTTGGGTGGGGATCAGTATTCATTGTTGGTGGCGTAATCCCATTGGTTTTCTGCCTGGTATTAATCAGGTATCTTCCTGAGTCTACAGCGTTCCTGCTAAGCAAGGGCGAAGCGTATAAGCCCAGGTTGGTTGAGGCAATTAACAGGCTTCGACCTGGCTTAGCTACGCATGGTTGCAGGATTTATACTTCGGAAGATGTTCTGGCCGGGAGCGGAAGTGTTGAAGCGCTATTTTCCCCAAAATATCTTTTGGGGACTATGGCTATATGGCTGATGCTATTTGTTGGCCTGATCAACTTATACTTGCTTTCCAGTTGGCTGCCGCTCTTAGTTAAAGGCGCTGGAATGACACTAGGTGAGGCTGCTTTGATCGGAGCTATCTTTCAAGCCGGAGGGATATTCGGCAACCTAGCCATCGGTTTGAAGATGGATCGATGGGGACATCACAAGATCGTCGCACTTACAATTCTAGGTGGTGCTATTACTGCCGCAGTGATTGGGTTAAATACACCATCGATGAGGCTATTGATTCCACTCGGTTTTGTGCTGGGTTACTTCGTCAATAGTGCCAATGGCGGTGCTTACGCATTAGCTGCTCAGTTCTATCCTGCTCAGTTTAGGGCCACCGGTGTCAGCTGGGCTACAGGGATAGGCCGTCTGGGCTCTATTACAGGAGCAGGGATTGGTGCAACGATGCTTGCCCTAGGCTGGGGTTTCAGGGAGTTGTTCTTGTTCTTGAGCATTCCGGCTAGCGTTGGGATTCTCGCTCTGGTTATCAAGTACCGTAGTTCACGCAATGCTTCCGCACATGGCAGCGATTCCGCAGCCCAGCTGGGGTAGCAGGCATCGCCTGATGCTGATCGTGATTGTTTGGGCCATTGCTGTTATGGCTTGATACTCAATCTAGAGGGCGGCTCACTTGACTTTGCATAACTACCAAGTTTTTGTGTCAATCGTTGAGCACGGCACGCTCGTGGGCGCTGCTCACCGCCTAAATTTATCGCCATCGGCCATTAGCCACGCTCTTGCCTCGCTTGAGGCTAATCTTGGTTTCTCATTGTTTTTGAGGACGAAGTTAGGAATCAGGATTACAAAAAGCGGCGAGGAAATGCTTGTGGCAGCAAGGAGTGTGCTGGCAGCCCACAATCGTTTGCTTCAACAAGCTGCTCAGCTAGAAGGTCTTGAGGTAGGTTCTGTAACAATAGGTGCCCTGAGCAGCATCTGCGCTGCATGGATACCCGGTATCGTTCATGGCTTCAGAAGCCTCTATCCGAATATAGAGATCTCAGTAGAACAGGGCGGCCTGGACGATGTGAGGACTTGGATTGCCGAGGGTAAGGTGGATATAGGATTTATTACTTATCCGGCTCCGCCTGGCCTTGACTCCGATGATTTATATTGTGATCCGCTCATATGCATTACGCCTAGAGGCTTTAAGTCAGAAGGGGGCGCCTCAATGTCAGTGAGTGATCTGCGAGATGTGTCATTGATAAGCCAGCGCGGTGACTATGCTAGAGATATTGCTCGGCTCTTGGAGCAGCATAAGATAGTCATCAAATCCCAGATGCACGCGATAGATGCTGCCTCCATCATCGCAATGGTAGAGAGTGGTCTGGGAGTTGCTGTCCTTCCAGCCTTGTCGTTGGCAAGATACAAGTACGATCTTGATGAGTTTCAGTTTGATCCGCCTGCTTGCAGAAAGATAATACTGGCGAGTTTAGGTAGGGAAGGGTTGAGCCCTGCTGCGAGTAAAATGCGTTCATATATATTATCGAGCGCCGAAAATTTCTGAGAGCTTAGCCACCGAAAGGTGGCATTTTTTTACCTGTGGTGATGAAAAAAACTGCATCTGGCTCCGAAAAAATTCATGGATTGTCATGGCCTATCGGCTATGGAATATTTTGAATAGAACAGGTGATTTCTATCAGTAATCCGTAGATGAGGTGCGTTATGCAAGAGCGATCCATGATTCAAGAAAACGTTAATTTTGAAGCGAGCGGTGTGCAATTCGGCTCACTCAGAGTACCTCACTCTGTTAACCGGTCTGCTTATGGGCACATCGCAATTCCCATAGCTGTTATAAAGAATGGTGATGGCCCTACAGTCCTCCTGACAGGCGGGGTACATGGTGATGAGTATGAAGGGCCTGTCGCTCTTTCAAAGCTTGTGCGTCGGATCAATGTCGCGGATGTAAGCGGGCGTATAATCGTTATACCTGCGTTGAATTACCCTGCATTCCTGGCCGCTACTCGGGTCTCTCCTATTGATGGGATTAACCTTAATCGTACTTTTCCTGGGAAACGCGACGGCACAGTGACCGAAATGATCGCACATTACGTTACGAGTCGTTTGCTTCCCATCTCTGACTACCTGTTCGATTTCCATGCGGGGGGAAGTTCGCTTCAGTATCTACCAGGTGTCTTGGCGCCATTTGCCCATCAAGAGCGCGATCCAGAGCGAGCAGCGCAATTGCTGAACGCTTTTGCTCCGAAGCGAATTTATTATTATGACAGTGATAGCGCGCTGAGTGGCGAAGATCGTGTGCTGGGTAACTACGCAAAGAAAGCAGATGTCGCATTCTTGTGCGGAGAGTTCGGCGGCGGATCCTCTGTGAATTTAGAAGGTCTTCAAACCGTGGAGCAAGGCTTGCTCGGATATCTTCGAGAGGTTGGCGTCTTACGTTCTGAGCTCGTCAGCAATGGAGAAACTTGCGGAGCACAGTCATTCTCGCTGGACGGACAGGGGTTGATGGCGTTTTCCCCGAAAACAGGATTTTTTGAGCCGGCGTTCCAGCTCGGTGAGACCATTCAGCCTGGTGGGATGGCAGGTGCAATTTATGACTTGGACAATCCGTGGGAGGATCCGGTCATTGTCAATTTTGAGAGGGGAGGTGTTGCTGTTTGCATTCGGACTTATTCGATGGTTCAGCCTGGTGATTGTTTAGGGCATCTGGCAATTCCGATTAGCTGAACCAAGCTTCAGGTCTTGTTTGGTCAATAAAAATAAAAATGCATGTTGGGCTTCTTAATAAAATTTACTCCTGCCCCTGATGCTAAGACTAATGGCTGATGCAGTGGTAAAGGCTGTGTCGGTCTGGAGATGCTTTTATGTACGGTGCAATTGTATATCGGTTGCGAGATCGAGGTGCAAGCCTTGATGTGTTTAAGCTGTATTTCTGGGCGATCATGATAGTGATCGTGGCTGAGCTATGTGGGCCAATTAAGATACCGGTAGGCTCAGGAAACATTGTGCTGCTCCCGTACCTTTGGGCAACCCTTTTAGCCCTTGCCGTTGGCCTGATGGGTACAAGGTTGAATCGGCTAGTTGCGATTGATATTGCAGCGCAGTGCAAGGCTGCGTTGATATTTCAAACTGCTATTCTTGTTTTCATAGCTAAACTCGGCCTACTTGTGGGTGAGTCCGTCCCGGTGATCATCAACGCAGGTTGGGCGATCATCTTCCAGGAGCTGGGACATTTCGTAGGTACCATTCTCCTAGGCCTGCCTGTTGCACTCCTGCTTGGCATCAAAAGAGAAGCTGTCGGTGCCACATTCTCTGTTGGTCGAGAACCCAGCCTGGCAATCATCAGTGAAAAATATGGCATGAACTCTCCTGAGGGTAGGGGAGTGATGGGTGAGTATCTCACTAATACCCTGCTGGGTACGTTGTTCATGACCTTTGCGGCTGGCCTCGTTACGAGCCTGGGCGTTTTTGATCCAAAGTCCCTCGCCATGGGGGCCGGAATCGGATCTGGAACCATGATGGCAGCGGCTGCCGGTGCCATCGCGGCACAGCAAACACCTGAAGTCGCGAAAGAAGTGATGGCGATTGCGGCTGCGGCCAACCTCATGACAACCACAATCGGCACATACTTCACTCTCTTCATCTCACTGCCGCTCGCGAATTGGGCTTATAGAACATTCGAGCCAATAATCGGACGTGTGTCTTCTGCGTCCATTCCTTCCGATGGTGATTTCAGCTTGTCTGAAGGCGAGCGCTCACTGACCTGGTCAGGGAAATTTTTCGCTTGGACTGGCATTACGATGTTGGCTCTTTTGGCAAACTACGTGGCCTTTGCCAGTATCCCAGCGATCCTCTACTTAGGCTTAGCATTGCTAATTGCAATCGCGTTTGTTGGCGAGTTTTTATTCATCATCACAAGGCGAAAAATTCCAGTAGTGTGTTGGGTCTCGATTGTGGCAATGTTTCTTACATCTCCAGCCAATCCGTTTGCTGAGGAAGTCAAGCTGGTAGCGAGCAGCGTAAACATCATCACGTTGATAACCCCCATCCTGGCTTTTGTTGGTTTGTCTATCGCCAAGGATCTTAGGGCCCTAAAGCAACTTGGGTGGAGACTTGTATTGGTGTCTCTTTTGGCCACCTTTGGTACATTTATCGGCGCTACCTTGGTGGCAGAGCTTTTCCATTGAAAGTAACTAAGTGGTTCTAAGTCTATTTTTCAATACGTTCAGTATTGCTTAGCTAATTTCAAGGAAATGCCGTCATGTTCTTCACATTTAGATCAATGGTTGCACTAGGCTTTTTGTCGGTGTCTGGTTTGGGGTATGCTGATTTTCTCAAAGATAGTAAGGCTCAGCTCGGTTATAAAAATTACTACTACAATAACGATAACCGAGACGGGGAAGCATCTCCGTCAAAAATTGCTGAGTGGGCACATGGTTTAACACTTGATTATCAGTCTGGTTATACACAAGGCAACGTGGGTTTCGGGTTTGATGCCTTGGGTATGGTTGGGATGAAGCTGGATAGCGGGAAAGGGCGTCATCTAGGAAGTAGCATGATTCCTACTGACACTGATGGGCGGGGGGTTGATGAGTGGAGTCGCTTTGGTGTTACTGGCAAAGCAAAGGTTGGCGAAACCAGCTTACTCTATGGAACGTTGCGACCCTCCCTTCCTGTCATTTTGACTAATGACGCACGCGTATTGACGCAGACATACCAGGGCGGTCAAGTCGTGATTAAGGATTTACCCCAGTTCACATTCACTGGCGGTCGCATAAGCCGTGCTACTGCTCGTGCCTCTACTGATCGCACCGGACTCGCTATCACCGGTGGTACCCAAGAGAGCGACGGGTTCACGTTCTCAGGTGTTGACTGGACGCCGCAGAAAAGTCTTAAACTTCAATACTACTTTGGGCACCTGGACGATTACTACACGCAGCACTTCCTTGGCGCTGTTCATCAGTGGGATTTAGGAGGCGGGCAGTTTTTAAAGACCGATCTCCGCTACTTTGATACGAGCTCTTCAGGACGAAACAGTCAAGGCGATGCTGGCTATCGTATCAGCGGTTATACAAGCAATGGCGATGGTGAAATTGACAACAAGACTTGGAGTGCAATGGGAGTGTATGGCATCTCAGGTCATTCGCTCACGGCAGGGTACCAGGTGGTGTCGGGGGGCAGTAACTTCCCTCAGGTAGCCCAGGGTAGCTTGCCCGGCAAAGGATCGGTTGGTAGTACGCTCTACCTGTTCACTGACAGGCTTATCCAGAGCTTCAACAGAGCGGGGGAGAGGACGTACTTTGGCCAGTATGCGTATGATTTTTCCGCGTTAGGTGTGCCAGGTCTCAAGGCATCGCTGACATACCTTAAGGGCGACGATATCAAAACGGATAGCGGCATTGACCTTCGAGAGTGGGAGCGGGATCTCATCGTTGATTACGCTGTTCAGTCCGGTTTTCTCAAGGGACTGGGGGTGGCCTGGCTTAACGGAAAATCGCATAGCGAAGCATCAAGAAACCAGGATCAAAACAGACTGATCCTGAGCTATACGATCCCCCTACTATGAAATTGTAAGTGCAGTGCTGAAGCTAGGTATTGGGTCAGTAAGCAAGGCGCGGTGGATGATGAGTGATCTCGGCTCATCTTGCCGTGCCGCGCTTATCCCGAGGTTGTTGCGCTTTTGCACCTTGTTCATGGGCGCAACGCCCGAGAATGCTCCGCTTGTGCCTTGGCGCCGCCATCTCTTCAAGCACCGTAACCTAGGACTCACAGACGCTACGGAAGACCCTGCGCGCGCTCAGGTCACCCGCGACCGATGTGTTGGAAGAGACAGGCTGGCATCACCACATTTGTGATATCCACTTTGCCAATGCGTTGGCGGGGGGATCAATCTGCAGTCCGAGGATGGTCGCTATATAAGGGTCAACACTGGTGAGTCATTGTTCATTCAATCATGGTTCAGGCACACCGAAACCACCGTTCCCCCTGATCTAAAGCTCGAGGTGTTCGCACCCGGGAAGATGCGCCCGTTGCTTGCCACTCTCCTAGCAACTGCCGACTGTCGAAAGACGCGAGCTGGCCGGCTTCGGTAGGAACTCATAGGGTAGGGCCTATCAGATAAAGACAGTTTGTGTGTGTCCAGCCGTATCTAGCTTCGAAGGCTTCGCGCTTCGAGAACACACTATTGACCGCTCGATAATTCTCAGAAGAGTGGCAGCCCTTTACGATGGCTCACGCATCCTAGATGCAACCCAAATGGACAAACGTTATGAATAATGGAGCGCCCCAATGCTCAACTTCAACGCGCACCTAGGTTTTCAGTTCACTGAGCTTCCTTTTCTCCAGCGCTTCGCTGCAGCCACCCTAGTAGGCTTCAAAGCGGTAGAGTTTCCTTCCCCTTATGCCTACGACGCTTCGGTGCTAGGCGATCTGCTTCAAAAGCACAAATTGAAGCTTGTTCAGTTCGCAGCCCCCGCTGGTGAGACGAAGGGCCTTGCAGCCGTTCCGGGGAAAGAAGACGAGTTTCGTCATGGCCTGAAGGTAGCAGTGCAGTACGCCAAAGCGCTCGGTTGCGCCAACGTGCACCTGATGTCAGGCGTCAGTGGGGATGGCCAGGCAAACACTGTCTTCAGAGAAAACCTGGATTACGGGGTCAAGTACCTGCTCGATCATGGTCTTGTTCCGTTGTTGGAGGTTATCTGCACAGAAGCTGCGCCAGGTTACTTCTTCTCGGATTTCCACAAGGCGCAGGACGCTCTTGAGCGTTTCCCAGACCTTCGTCTGATTCTGGATCTCTACCATGCTCAGATCCTGACGCAGGATGCGATAGGCATGCTTCGGGCCTATCATCATCGAACTGAGCATGTACAGATTGCAGACTGGCCTGGACGACATGAACCAGGTACCGGGAGTATGGATTTTTTGAGCCTGTTCAACATGTTGCAACAGCTTGACTATAGCGGCTGGGTGGGGTGCGAGTACCATCCTTCTGGTGTGACTACGGACACGCTTGGATGGATGAGTCGATTCAAGAGCGATCTGTGACCGCCTTCGCGGAGCTTGAAAAGCTACCTACCAGGAATTGAACATTGCGCTACGACCTTACCAGCCTTGACCTTTTCATCACTGTTGCCCAGGAGCGGAACCTCACTCGTGCCGGTCGAATCAAGCATGTCGCAGTTTCGGCCATCAGCAAAAGGATCACTGAGCTCGAGGCGCAGATCGGCTCCCCGCTACTGCTGCGTAATGCTAGAGGGGTAGAGCTGACCCCAGCAGGTCAATCCCTGTTGTTTTACGCCAGGCAACTCAAGCAAACCATGGCCCAGCTCGACACCGAATTGAGTGGGTATGCAAGCGGAGTCAAAGGACACATTCGAATCCACGCGATCACTTCCGCGTTGTCCCAATTTTTGCCTCAGGACGTTGATGGTTTTGCCCAGCTCTACCCACAGATCAAGTTTGATATCGAGGAGCGAGTTGGCTCTGCTGTGATTCGAGCGGTAGCTGATGGCCGAGCTGACCTTGGGATCATCGCAGCACAAACGGCCTCAGAGGGGCTTGAGGCGCTGACCTACAGGCATGATGAGTTGACCTTGGTGGTCCCCAGTGGTCATGAGCTAGCCACGCGTAAGGTCATCAGATTCAAGGAGGTGCTGGAGCATGAATTCGTTGGCCCTCACCTTGAAAGCTCGATGCACACCTTGCTGACAGCGGAGGCCGCGAAGCTGGGTATGAGCCTCAAGTTACGTATTCGGATTAGCAGCTTCGACTGCATGTGCAGGATGGTGTCTGCCGGGCTGGGTATCGCTGTGCTGCCTCGAAGTGTCATCAACCAGTATCTGCGCAGCCACAAGCTCAAGGCTGTGACCCTGGATGAGCCATGGGCACACCGCACGCTGTTACTGGTGGTCAGAAAGTACGAAGCCGCATCCCCCACGCTCAAAACGTTCATCGATCACCTTAAGCTACCAGAGTAGAGCAGTCCGGCAGCGTTCTCGTTTGGAGAACGCTGTTGTGGTAATTGACCAATTTTCATCCCCGCAGACTGCTCTTAGTATCGGCTCAACCGCCTAAGGCATGGCTCCGCGCATGCCTGCTAGCACTATAAGAAGCCGAGCGAAATGAGCATGACCGAGACTGCCTGCGACCTCTTTACTCCCCTGACAATCAACGATGATTCGTTCACGATTGTCGATCTGGGCAAGATGCTTGATCTCAGCCAGCTGGCAAAGCTGCCGTATTCCATTCGTATCCTGCTGGAGAACGTTGCACGCTGCTCTCCAGAAGCCTTGCCGTCAGTGTTGGCGAGAGCTACCGGGCAGGGCCCGGACTGCGAAGTACCTTTCCAGCCCAACCGCCTGATGTTCCATGACACCACCTGCCTGCCTGCTTTGGCCGACTTCGCCGGCATGCGGGATGTTGTCGCCGAGCTGGGTGGCGATCCACAGGCGATGAACCCGCTGATCCCCGCTGTACTGACTATCGACCACTCGGTAATCGTCGAGCGCTACGCCGAGGCGAACGCGGTCGAGCAGAACCTGGACATCGACTTCCGCCGCAACAGCGAGCGCTACCGTTTCATCAAATGGGCTCAGAAGAGCCTGGACAACTTTGGTGTGATCCCACCGGGTACCGGCATCATTCACCAGATGAACATGGAGGCGTTGGCCCAGGTCGTTTGGGAAAGTCGCGCAGCGAACGGGGAGCGCCTGCTCCACCCTGACGACATGGTCGCCACCGACAGCCACACGCCGATGATCAATGCCATTGGTGTGCTGGGCTGGGGCGTTGGTGGGCTGGAAGGGCAGGCCGCCATGGTGGGTGAACCGGTACCGATCAGCTTCCCGAAAGTGATTGGTATCCGCGTGACCAATGCCATGCGCCCAGGTGTAACAGCCACCGATTTGTCCCTGCATGTGGCAGAAATTCTGCGTAAGCGCTCGGTCGTGGGCAAGTTCGTGGAGTTCACTGGGCCAGGCCTCTCCACGCTAAGCTGGGCAGCACGTGGCACAGTCTCCAACATGGCGCCCGAGTACGGGGCGACGGTTGTGTTCTTCCCGTTCGACAACGAGACGTTGGCCTACCTGGAGCTCAGCGGTCGTTCGGCCAAGTTGCGCGAGCAAGTCATCGCCTACATGAGCGCCCAGCCGCTGTGGCGCCGCGACGAGCTGGCCGAGCCGGAATTCGACGAGCTCATCGAGCTTGATCTGGCGTGCATCGAGCCGAGTGTTGCAGGCCCGCACCAACCGCACCAACGTCAGCCACTTTCCAAGGCCGCAGCGTCGTTCCAGGATGAAGTGCTGGGCGGCGGCAAGCTGATCACAGCTCCGCAAGAGCAGTGCTTCTTCGAGCCTTCTTTTGGTGAGTCGATCACTCACGGCGCTGTGGTGATGTCGGCTATTACCAGCTGTACCAACACCGCAAACCCGGCGCAGATGATCCAGGCGGGTTTGCTGGCCCGTAAGGCCCGGAGCCTGGGCCTTCAGCGTAAGCCGTGGGTCAAGACGTCGCTCTCGCCTGGCTCGCAGGTGGTCGCAGACTACTTGGCTGAAGCCAACCTGCTGGAAGACTTTTCTGCATTGGGCTTCGATCTGGCGGGCTTCGGTTGCATGACCTGCATCGGCAACTCGGGGAAGCTCGAAGAGCACGTTGAGCATTTCGCCGATCAGGGCCTCAAAGGCGTGGTCGTGTTGTCCGGCAACCGAAATTTCGAAGGCCGGGTGAACCCTAAAGTACCGGCAGGCTATCTGGCATCCCCGGCGTTGTGCGTTGCCTACGCCATCGCCGGTACCATCGATATCGACCTGACTTCGCAGCCGCTTGCCACGGATGCTGGGGGCCAGCCGGTATTCTTGCAGGATCTGATGCCAAGCGATGCTGACATTGCCGATGAGGTCGCCAAGGTGGTCAAGCCGGAGTTCTTCCAGCATCGCCTGGCAACTGTCTGGGAGGGTACGCACCATTGGCAGGCGCTTTCTGCCGAGGGTAGTGTCCAGTTTCCCTGGAGGCCCGAGTCTACCTACCTGCGTCGTCCGCAATACCTGGCGGATATCCAGGCGGAGCCTAAAGCGTCCCTGGCTATCAATGGTGCTCGGACGTTGATGGTGCTTGGCGATAACGTCACTACTGACCACATCTCGCCAGCAGGCGCGATCCCTGCCAATAGCTTGGCGGGCCAGTGGTTGCTCGAACGTGGTGAGGATCCACAGGACCTCAACCAGTATTCCACGCGTCGCAGTAACCATGAAGTGATGCTGCGTGGTGCCTTCACCAACAAATCAGTGAAGAACCGTCTCCTTGGTGATCAGCAGCCAGGGCTGGGCGCCTGGGCGTGGAATGCTGACCACAGCGAATGCTTACCGCTGTACGAGGCTGCCAAAAGCTATGCCCTGCAAAAGACACCGATGGTGGTTTTTGCAGGTATCAACTACGGCGCTGGCTCCAGCCGTGACTGGGCCGCGAAGGCACAGGCCCTGCTTGGGGTGAAGGCGGTGGTTGCGCAAAGCATCGAGCGTATTCACCGCAGCAATCTGATCGGCATGGGCGTACTGCCTCTGGTCTTCAAACCTGGCCAAAGCGTTGACGACCTTCGTATGGATGGCAGCGAGCAGTTCG
It contains:
- a CDS encoding MFS transporter, with protein sequence MINPNEKATLRRSQGFAAAGAFGLLLAGTNMTTPLLPLYNSDLGFTPLLMSMTFVCYVSVLIGVLIVFSNPSAAKYAPQLICTSLVVAAVSDFLLSQANEACILLGRGVAGVAGGIGTGAAAALVVTALGAKGRSISATGNLVGAVVGTSFGQACVMILSADAMRVTFIIHGSACMVALAVLLPILYRRREINRFYLKQVHIDSPSAEMAILRLPLAVGCIAWIAISIVIVSLPTLFSIIGLDSAKIGGVIALLVACAMGQLSSPWLAKHAPRISGVMAMAVGAGLLLVGAEVHSSAVVLFGLGILGGGAGVAYRIGLLVITKGCCPSLQSSRSSIYSAVTYGAAAVVILLAGVAGNVFGISHVVTALFSVLVCIKLALSAWAPRLKDSME
- a CDS encoding MFS transporter, translated to MAAPKDLDVSTFLDDQPTSGRQWGVFILCMVVLAIDGFDTTSIGFIAPALIDSWDISKQSLGPVMMSGLLGVAVGCIIAGPLADRYGRRLVIVISMLIVGVWSIACAFSTDIVMLSAFRFLTGLGLGASMPNAATLVSEFAPKRRRSQMVASIYSGFAVGAALGGFGSDALISNFGWGSVFIVGGVIPLVFCLVLIRYLPESTAFLLSKGEAYKPRLVEAINRLRPGLATHGCRIYTSEDVLAGSGSVEALFSPKYLLGTMAIWLMLFVGLINLYLLSSWLPLLVKGAGMTLGEAALIGAIFQAGGIFGNLAIGLKMDRWGHHKIVALTILGGAITAAVIGLNTPSMRLLIPLGFVLGYFVNSANGGAYALAAQFYPAQFRATGVSWATGIGRLGSITGAGIGATMLALGWGFRELFLFLSIPASVGILALVIKYRSSRNASAHGSDSAAQLG
- a CDS encoding LysR family transcriptional regulator, encoding MTLHNYQVFVSIVEHGTLVGAAHRLNLSPSAISHALASLEANLGFSLFLRTKLGIRITKSGEEMLVAARSVLAAHNRLLQQAAQLEGLEVGSVTIGALSSICAAWIPGIVHGFRSLYPNIEISVEQGGLDDVRTWIAEGKVDIGFITYPAPPGLDSDDLYCDPLICITPRGFKSEGGASMSVSDLRDVSLISQRGDYARDIARLLEQHKIVIKSQMHAIDAASIIAMVESGLGVAVLPALSLARYKYDLDEFQFDPPACRKIILASLGREGLSPAASKMRSYILSSAENF
- a CDS encoding succinylglutamate desuccinylase/aspartoacylase family protein, which encodes MIQENVNFEASGVQFGSLRVPHSVNRSAYGHIAIPIAVIKNGDGPTVLLTGGVHGDEYEGPVALSKLVRRINVADVSGRIIVIPALNYPAFLAATRVSPIDGINLNRTFPGKRDGTVTEMIAHYVTSRLLPISDYLFDFHAGGSSLQYLPGVLAPFAHQERDPERAAQLLNAFAPKRIYYYDSDSALSGEDRVLGNYAKKADVAFLCGEFGGGSSVNLEGLQTVEQGLLGYLREVGVLRSELVSNGETCGAQSFSLDGQGLMAFSPKTGFFEPAFQLGETIQPGGMAGAIYDLDNPWEDPVIVNFERGGVAVCIRTYSMVQPGDCLGHLAIPIS
- a CDS encoding DUF3100 domain-containing protein; translation: MYGAIVYRLRDRGASLDVFKLYFWAIMIVIVAELCGPIKIPVGSGNIVLLPYLWATLLALAVGLMGTRLNRLVAIDIAAQCKAALIFQTAILVFIAKLGLLVGESVPVIINAGWAIIFQELGHFVGTILLGLPVALLLGIKREAVGATFSVGREPSLAIISEKYGMNSPEGRGVMGEYLTNTLLGTLFMTFAAGLVTSLGVFDPKSLAMGAGIGSGTMMAAAAGAIAAQQTPEVAKEVMAIAAAANLMTTTIGTYFTLFISLPLANWAYRTFEPIIGRVSSASIPSDGDFSLSEGERSLTWSGKFFAWTGITMLALLANYVAFASIPAILYLGLALLIAIAFVGEFLFIITRRKIPVVCWVSIVAMFLTSPANPFAEEVKLVASSVNIITLITPILAFVGLSIAKDLRALKQLGWRLVLVSLLATFGTFIGATLVAELFH
- a CDS encoding OprD family outer membrane porin encodes the protein MFFTFRSMVALGFLSVSGLGYADFLKDSKAQLGYKNYYYNNDNRDGEASPSKIAEWAHGLTLDYQSGYTQGNVGFGFDALGMVGMKLDSGKGRHLGSSMIPTDTDGRGVDEWSRFGVTGKAKVGETSLLYGTLRPSLPVILTNDARVLTQTYQGGQVVIKDLPQFTFTGGRISRATARASTDRTGLAITGGTQESDGFTFSGVDWTPQKSLKLQYYFGHLDDYYTQHFLGAVHQWDLGGGQFLKTDLRYFDTSSSGRNSQGDAGYRISGYTSNGDGEIDNKTWSAMGVYGISGHSLTAGYQVVSGGSNFPQVAQGSLPGKGSVGSTLYLFTDRLIQSFNRAGERTYFGQYAYDFSALGVPGLKASLTYLKGDDIKTDSGIDLREWERDLIVDYAVQSGFLKGLGVAWLNGKSHSEASRNQDQNRLILSYTIPLL